The following proteins come from a genomic window of Microbacterium sp. SY138:
- the hemW gene encoding radical SAM family heme chaperone HemW, translated as MAGPLPLGDPAPADGRLPSDLAIDTAVPFSAYLHIPFCTVRCGYCDFNTYTSTELRGAKQEDYASTLISEIALARRVLDDAGARRPMDTVFFGGGTPTLLPAGDLARMLDAATDAFGLAEGAEVTVEANPDTVTPEVARILADAGVTRMSVGMQSAVPHVLAALDRTHRPENVRTAVAAAKDAGLAVSVDLIYGAPGESLSDWEASLDAALALEPDHISAYALIIEDGTKLARQIRRGEVPTPDDDLQADMYELADARLADGGFDWYEVSNWARTPDRRSRHNLAYWRGSDWWGFGPGAHSHVAGLRWWNVKHPAAYAQRLSASESPAAGTERPDEESRTLERILLLSRIREGIAVDDVPSANRSRVAGLMADGLVDPVAALQGRIQLTLRGRLLADAVVRQLTD; from the coding sequence ATGGCGGGACCGCTTCCCCTCGGAGATCCCGCGCCAGCGGACGGGCGCCTGCCGTCCGACCTCGCGATCGACACGGCCGTTCCGTTCTCGGCATACCTGCACATTCCGTTCTGCACGGTGCGCTGCGGGTACTGCGACTTCAACACGTACACATCCACCGAGCTGCGCGGGGCGAAGCAGGAGGACTACGCGTCCACGTTGATCTCCGAGATCGCCCTCGCCCGTCGTGTACTGGACGACGCCGGGGCACGGCGGCCGATGGACACGGTCTTCTTCGGTGGAGGTACGCCCACCCTTCTTCCCGCGGGTGACCTCGCACGCATGCTCGACGCGGCGACCGACGCGTTCGGCCTGGCCGAGGGTGCGGAGGTCACGGTGGAGGCGAACCCCGACACCGTGACACCTGAGGTGGCCCGCATTCTCGCGGATGCCGGGGTGACGAGGATGTCGGTGGGGATGCAGTCCGCCGTTCCCCACGTGCTCGCCGCGCTCGATCGCACCCATCGCCCCGAGAACGTGCGCACCGCTGTCGCCGCCGCGAAGGATGCAGGTCTCGCCGTGAGCGTCGATCTGATCTACGGCGCACCGGGGGAGTCGCTCTCCGACTGGGAGGCCTCTCTCGATGCTGCCCTCGCGCTCGAACCCGATCACATCTCCGCGTACGCGCTCATCATCGAGGACGGTACGAAGCTGGCCCGCCAGATCCGTCGCGGCGAGGTGCCGACGCCGGACGACGACCTGCAGGCCGACATGTACGAGCTCGCCGATGCGCGCCTGGCCGACGGTGGCTTCGACTGGTACGAGGTGAGCAACTGGGCGCGCACGCCTGATCGCCGGTCGCGGCACAACCTCGCGTACTGGCGGGGGAGCGACTGGTGGGGCTTCGGTCCTGGTGCGCACAGCCACGTCGCCGGCCTGCGGTGGTGGAACGTGAAGCACCCGGCCGCGTACGCGCAGCGCCTCTCGGCATCCGAGTCTCCGGCAGCCGGCACCGAGCGCCCGGACGAGGAGTCGCGCACGCTCGAGCGCATCCTGCTGCTCAGTCGTATCCGTGAGGGCATCGCCGTCGACGACGTGCCGAGTGCGAACCGGAGCAGGGTCGCCGGGCTCATGGCCGATGGACTCGTCGACCCGGTCGCGGCGCTGCAGGGGCGTATCCAGTTGACACTGCGGGGCCGTCTTCTCGCGGATGCCGTGGTCCGCCAGCTGACCGACTGA
- a CDS encoding ABC transporter ATP-binding protein has product MSPVLSVRDLRVSFASEAGRVDAVRGVSFDLEAGKTLGIVGESGSGKSVTSLAVMGLLDENAKVTGSIVFDGQELLGKTDTQLSAIRGNGISMVFQDPLTSLTPVYTIGAQLIEALTVHRNLSIKEATARSIDLLKLVGITEPEKRMKSFPHEFSGGMRQRVVIAIAMANDPKLIIADEPTTALDVTIQAQILDLIEKAQAETGAAVMMITHDMGVVARTADDVMVMYAGKAVEQAPVRELFHQTRMPYSIGLLGAIPRVDKAEKEPLTPIKGNPPLLINLPDACPFADRCPIVMDACRTREPELLPVLTGGGEEHRAACIRANEITDGGLLGGLPVYPVREAPESALTRLPREERPITLEVKNLTKTFPLLKGAFLKRKVGEVHAIKGISFDVREGETLAIVGESGSGKTTTLLQIMDMVKQTDGDIVIAGTSVNDIHSHKVERALRRDIQIVFQDPMGALDPRMTVADIISEPLSAIGTPKAEAHRRVKELMDLVGLNPAHSDRFPQAFSGGQRQRIGIARALSTNPKILVLDEPVSALDVSIQAGVINLLDDLKVKLGLSYLFVAHDLSVVRHIADRVAVMYLGDFVEHGDVDDVFDNPQHPYTKALLSAIPVPDPDIERTRERIVFDPATVTARPAAS; this is encoded by the coding sequence ATGAGCCCCGTACTCTCCGTCCGCGACCTCCGGGTCAGCTTCGCGTCCGAGGCCGGCCGCGTCGACGCCGTCCGCGGCGTCTCCTTCGACCTCGAGGCGGGAAAGACCCTCGGCATCGTCGGCGAGTCCGGGTCGGGCAAGTCCGTCACCTCGCTCGCCGTCATGGGCCTCCTCGACGAGAACGCCAAGGTCACCGGCTCCATCGTGTTCGACGGCCAGGAACTTCTCGGCAAGACCGACACGCAGCTCTCTGCCATCCGCGGCAACGGGATCTCGATGGTCTTCCAGGACCCGCTCACGTCTCTGACGCCGGTGTACACGATCGGCGCTCAGCTGATCGAGGCGCTGACGGTGCATCGCAATCTCAGCATCAAGGAGGCGACCGCACGCTCGATCGACCTTCTCAAGCTGGTGGGCATCACCGAGCCCGAGAAGCGGATGAAGTCGTTCCCGCACGAGTTCTCGGGCGGCATGCGCCAGCGCGTCGTGATCGCGATCGCGATGGCGAACGATCCGAAGCTGATCATCGCGGACGAGCCCACCACGGCTCTCGACGTCACGATCCAGGCGCAGATCCTCGACCTCATCGAGAAGGCGCAGGCCGAGACGGGTGCCGCCGTCATGATGATCACCCACGACATGGGTGTCGTCGCCCGAACGGCCGACGACGTGATGGTCATGTATGCCGGCAAGGCCGTCGAGCAGGCGCCCGTGCGCGAGCTGTTCCACCAGACCCGGATGCCGTACTCGATCGGTCTCCTCGGCGCGATTCCCCGCGTGGACAAGGCCGAGAAGGAACCGCTCACCCCGATCAAGGGCAACCCGCCGCTGCTGATCAATCTTCCGGACGCGTGCCCGTTCGCGGACCGCTGCCCCATCGTCATGGACGCGTGCCGCACCCGCGAGCCGGAGCTTCTTCCCGTGCTGACCGGTGGCGGCGAAGAGCACCGTGCGGCCTGCATCCGTGCGAACGAGATCACCGACGGCGGCCTGCTCGGCGGTCTTCCCGTGTATCCGGTGCGCGAGGCACCGGAGAGCGCCCTGACGCGACTCCCCCGTGAAGAACGCCCCATCACCCTCGAGGTGAAGAACCTCACCAAGACCTTCCCTCTGCTCAAGGGCGCGTTCCTGAAGCGGAAGGTCGGCGAGGTGCACGCGATCAAGGGCATCAGCTTCGACGTGCGCGAGGGTGAGACCCTGGCCATCGTCGGCGAGTCCGGCAGTGGCAAGACCACGACGCTGCTCCAGATCATGGACATGGTCAAGCAGACCGATGGAGACATCGTCATCGCGGGCACCAGCGTCAACGACATCCACAGCCACAAGGTGGAGCGAGCGCTGCGCCGCGACATCCAGATCGTGTTCCAGGACCCGATGGGAGCGCTCGATCCGCGTATGACGGTCGCGGACATCATCTCGGAGCCGCTCTCGGCGATCGGTACCCCGAAGGCCGAGGCGCACCGCCGTGTGAAGGAGCTGATGGACCTCGTCGGACTCAACCCGGCGCACAGCGATCGCTTCCCGCAGGCTTTCTCCGGAGGCCAGCGTCAGCGCATCGGCATCGCCAGGGCACTGTCGACCAACCCCAAGATCCTGGTGCTCGACGAGCCGGTCTCCGCGCTCGACGTGTCGATCCAGGCCGGTGTGATCAACCTGCTCGACGATCTCAAGGTCAAGCTCGGGCTGTCGTACCTCTTCGTGGCGCACGACCTGTCGGTCGTCCGGCACATCGCCGACCGGGTCGCGGTGATGTACCTCGGAGACTTCGTCGAGCACGGCGATGTGGACGATGTCTTCGACAACCCACAGCACCCTTACACGAAGGCGCTGCTGTCCGCGATCCCGGTCCCGGACCCCGACATCGAGCGCACGCGTGAGCGGATCGTGTTCGATCCCGCCACGGTGACAGCGCGGCCTGCGGCCTCATGA
- the lepA gene encoding translation elongation factor 4 produces the protein MSPRALTPLQPAATPAAQIRNFCIIAHIDHGKSTLADRMLQITGVVSDRDMRAQYLDRMDIERERGITIKSQAVRMPWELDGQTVALNMIDTPGHVDFTYEVSRSLAACEGAILLVDAAQGIEAQTLANLYLALENDLHIIPVLNKIDLPAADPEKYAKELASLIGGKPEDVLRVSGKTGVGVEDLLDRLVQEIPAPTGDADAPARAMIFDSVYDAYRGVVTYVRMVDGSLSPRERIQMMSTGANHEALEVGVSSPEPTPTKGLGVGEVGYLITGVKDVRQSKVGDTITTSRKPASEALPGYTDPKPMVFSGLYPIDGSDYAELREALDKLKLSDASLVYEPETSVALGFGFRCGFLGLLHLEIITERLAREFNLDLITTAPSVIYEVLTSDTGETVTVTNPSEYPDGRIGSVSEPMVKAAILLPKDYVGTVMELCQSRRGTLLGMEYFSEERVELRYNMPLGEIVFDFFDQLKSKTQGYASLDYEPSGQQEADLVKVDILLQGEKVDAFSSIVHRDKAYAYGTMMAERLRKLIPRQQFEVPIQAAIGARIIARETIRAIRKDVLAKCYGGDITRKRKLLEKQKEGKKRMKMVGRVEVPQEAFIAALSGDVEGKDKK, from the coding sequence ATGTCCCCACGCGCTCTCACCCCTCTTCAGCCTGCTGCGACGCCGGCTGCGCAGATCCGTAATTTCTGTATCATCGCCCACATCGACCACGGCAAGTCGACGCTCGCCGATCGCATGCTCCAGATCACCGGAGTCGTCTCCGATCGCGACATGCGCGCGCAGTACCTCGACCGCATGGATATCGAGCGTGAGCGCGGCATCACCATCAAGAGCCAGGCGGTCAGGATGCCGTGGGAACTCGATGGCCAGACCGTCGCGCTGAACATGATCGACACGCCCGGCCACGTCGACTTCACGTACGAGGTCTCGCGTTCGCTCGCGGCCTGCGAGGGAGCGATCCTGCTCGTCGACGCGGCACAGGGCATCGAGGCGCAGACGCTCGCGAACCTCTACCTCGCGCTCGAGAACGACCTCCACATCATCCCGGTGCTGAACAAGATCGATCTGCCGGCCGCCGACCCGGAGAAGTACGCGAAGGAGCTGGCCTCGCTCATCGGCGGCAAGCCCGAGGATGTCCTTCGCGTCTCCGGCAAGACCGGCGTCGGCGTCGAGGATCTGCTCGACCGACTGGTGCAGGAGATCCCCGCCCCGACCGGAGACGCGGATGCTCCGGCCCGCGCGATGATCTTCGACTCCGTGTACGACGCCTACCGCGGAGTGGTCACGTACGTGCGCATGGTGGACGGCAGCCTCTCGCCGCGCGAGCGCATCCAGATGATGTCGACCGGCGCGAACCACGAGGCGCTCGAGGTGGGCGTGTCGAGCCCAGAACCGACTCCGACCAAGGGACTCGGCGTCGGAGAGGTGGGCTATCTCATCACCGGTGTGAAGGACGTGCGTCAGTCGAAGGTCGGTGACACGATCACCACGTCCCGGAAGCCGGCCTCCGAGGCCCTTCCCGGTTACACCGACCCGAAGCCGATGGTCTTCTCGGGCCTGTACCCGATCGACGGCAGCGACTATGCGGAGCTGCGCGAGGCGCTCGACAAGCTGAAGCTCTCTGACGCCTCGCTCGTCTACGAGCCGGAGACCTCGGTCGCGCTCGGCTTCGGCTTCCGTTGCGGATTCCTCGGGCTGCTGCACCTCGAGATCATCACCGAGCGTCTGGCCCGCGAGTTCAACCTCGACCTCATCACGACAGCGCCCAGCGTGATCTACGAGGTGCTCACGAGCGACACCGGCGAGACGGTCACCGTCACCAACCCCAGCGAGTACCCGGACGGGCGCATCGGGTCGGTGTCGGAGCCGATGGTCAAGGCTGCGATCCTGCTGCCGAAGGACTACGTCGGCACCGTGATGGAGCTGTGCCAGTCGCGCCGCGGAACGCTGCTCGGCATGGAGTACTTCTCGGAGGAGCGCGTCGAGCTGCGCTACAACATGCCCCTCGGCGAGATCGTGTTCGACTTCTTCGACCAGCTGAAGTCGAAGACCCAGGGCTACGCGTCGCTCGACTACGAACCGTCCGGTCAGCAGGAGGCCGACCTCGTCAAGGTCGACATCCTTCTCCAGGGCGAGAAGGTCGACGCCTTCAGCTCGATCGTGCACCGCGACAAGGCCTACGCCTACGGCACGATGATGGCAGAGCGCCTGCGCAAGCTCATCCCTCGCCAGCAGTTCGAGGTGCCGATCCAGGCGGCGATCGGTGCGCGCATCATCGCCCGCGAGACCATCCGTGCGATCCGCAAGGATGTGCTCGCCAAGTGCTACGGCGGTGACATCACCCGCAAGCGCAAGCTTCTCGAGAAGCAGAAGGAGGGCAAGAAGCGCATGAAGATGGTCGGCCGCGTCGAGGTCCCCCAGGAGGCGTTCATCGCCGCGCTCTCGGGCGACGTCGAAGGCAAGGACAAGAAGTAG
- a CDS encoding ABC transporter family substrate-binding protein, whose protein sequence is MKQYKLMGALALTGAFALALSGCAAGNTGSGDKGDAGETTDVEMANYNPQPRENLKEGGTVNFAIREVPTQLNSFNSDGSADTARIAAWYMPQIILMKPDGTQYKNDNYLSEWKNEVKDGKTVLTFTFTDEAHWNDGTDMDWTAIDATWKANRSYDEGFNPNATDGYKEIESVEQGDTAKTAIVTFKGEFAWPQMPFNGGVIHPALADPTTFNEAMISNPHPEWGAGPYTVNEFDANKGYISFKPNPEWWGDAPLLDEVTMTGMDAQAGVNAFKNGEVDMVETGSQELIDQVKDVDGAKVYRAQQTANTILQVDSTKPQFEDVKVREAFFKAINIDQQKQIAWNGLGYQEDPAGSLTLFSFQPGYEDSMKAAGWKFDVEGAKKLLDEAGWKEGSDGIREKDGVKLSVVYPIWSDSATQKALAQSLQAQEKEVGIDVKVEVRPASQFSDDYTSKNWDVSGLRFTSSDPFGAAWFCQLYCSDSGLNLSGVGDAELDAEIKDKVESQSDPEAQTAAAMKLEPEIYKRWGLIPLYNGPQIYTVKEGLANLTPEPYVGLDLFGIQPVENVGWEK, encoded by the coding sequence ATGAAGCAGTACAAGCTGATGGGAGCGCTGGCACTCACCGGCGCTTTCGCACTCGCGCTCAGCGGGTGCGCTGCCGGTAACACCGGCAGTGGCGACAAGGGCGACGCCGGCGAGACGACCGACGTCGAGATGGCGAACTACAACCCGCAGCCTCGTGAGAACCTCAAGGAGGGCGGCACGGTCAACTTCGCGATCCGCGAGGTTCCGACGCAGCTGAACTCGTTCAACAGCGACGGCAGCGCCGACACCGCACGCATCGCCGCGTGGTACATGCCGCAGATCATCCTCATGAAGCCGGATGGCACGCAGTACAAGAACGACAACTACCTCTCCGAGTGGAAGAACGAGGTGAAGGACGGCAAGACGGTCCTGACCTTCACGTTCACCGATGAGGCGCACTGGAACGATGGCACCGACATGGACTGGACTGCCATCGACGCCACCTGGAAGGCCAACCGCTCGTACGACGAGGGCTTCAACCCGAACGCGACCGACGGCTACAAGGAGATCGAATCCGTCGAACAGGGCGACACGGCGAAGACCGCCATCGTCACGTTCAAGGGCGAGTTCGCCTGGCCGCAGATGCCGTTCAACGGCGGCGTCATCCACCCGGCTCTCGCTGACCCGACGACCTTCAACGAGGCCATGATCAGCAACCCGCACCCCGAGTGGGGCGCTGGCCCGTACACGGTCAACGAGTTCGACGCCAACAAGGGCTACATCTCGTTCAAGCCGAACCCCGAGTGGTGGGGCGACGCGCCGCTCCTCGACGAGGTCACCATGACCGGCATGGACGCCCAGGCCGGCGTCAACGCCTTCAAGAACGGCGAGGTCGACATGGTCGAGACGGGTTCCCAGGAGCTCATCGACCAGGTCAAGGACGTCGACGGCGCGAAGGTCTATCGCGCACAGCAGACCGCCAACACCATCCTGCAGGTCGACTCGACCAAGCCGCAGTTCGAGGACGTCAAGGTCCGTGAAGCGTTCTTCAAGGCCATCAACATCGACCAGCAGAAGCAGATCGCCTGGAACGGCCTCGGCTACCAGGAAGACCCGGCGGGCTCGCTGACGCTCTTCTCGTTCCAGCCCGGCTACGAGGACTCGATGAAGGCCGCAGGCTGGAAGTTCGATGTCGAGGGTGCCAAGAAGCTCCTCGACGAGGCCGGCTGGAAGGAAGGCTCCGACGGTATCCGCGAGAAGGACGGCGTCAAGCTCTCCGTCGTGTACCCGATCTGGAGCGACTCCGCCACGCAGAAGGCTCTCGCGCAGTCGCTGCAGGCCCAGGAGAAGGAGGTCGGCATCGACGTCAAGGTCGAGGTCCGCCCCGCCAGCCAGTTCTCCGACGACTACACGTCGAAGAACTGGGATGTCTCCGGACTCCGCTTCACCTCCTCCGACCCGTTCGGTGCCGCCTGGTTCTGCCAGCTGTACTGCTCGGACTCGGGTCTCAACCTGTCGGGTGTCGGTGACGCCGAACTCGACGCCGAGATCAAGGACAAGGTCGAGTCGCAGTCGGACCCCGAGGCGCAGACCGCTGCCGCGATGAAGCTCGAGCCCGAGATCTACAAGCGCTGGGGCCTCATCCCGCTGTACAACGGCCCGCAGATCTACACCGTCAAGGAAGGCCTGGCGAACCTCACGCCCGAGCCCTACGTCGGTCTGGACCTGTTCGGCATCCAGCCGGTCGAGAACGTCGGCTGGGAGAAGTAA
- a CDS encoding ABC transporter permease has protein sequence MIKYLLRRALGWLLMIVVATNLTFFLAWGFLDPRSNYVGRRPPLSPEQIDNVLTPRNLSDTVPLIERWWNWFSSILFRWDWGVSPTGQSVNEQVSYRMWISAELVLGATIIAAVLGIWLGVYTASRQYKLADRIGQATSIITMNVNIIVAGLAVVLLAISLNEWTGVRIFYVTGSSSPGVTGFFPVLVDTLQHLTLPTIALVIVGYAQYHFLQRSLLLDNINADYVRTARAKGLTKSQAIRKHALRTSLIPVATQVAFTIPTIFTGAILTERIFAWQGMGRYFLDTINNNDINGVVAVAAFGAVLTAIGAVLADIVVVVLDPRVRVS, from the coding sequence TTGATCAAGTACCTCCTGCGCCGAGCACTCGGCTGGCTGCTGATGATCGTGGTCGCCACGAATCTCACGTTCTTCCTGGCGTGGGGCTTCCTCGATCCGCGCAGCAATTACGTGGGACGGCGTCCCCCGCTCTCGCCTGAGCAGATCGACAACGTCCTCACCCCGCGCAACCTCAGCGACACCGTTCCCCTGATCGAGCGGTGGTGGAACTGGTTCAGCAGCATCCTGTTCCGCTGGGACTGGGGTGTGAGCCCGACCGGTCAGTCCGTCAACGAGCAGGTCTCCTACCGCATGTGGATCAGCGCGGAGCTCGTCCTCGGCGCCACGATCATCGCCGCAGTGCTCGGCATCTGGCTGGGCGTCTACACCGCTTCTCGTCAGTACAAGCTCGCCGACCGCATCGGTCAGGCGACCTCGATCATCACGATGAACGTGAACATCATCGTCGCGGGCCTCGCCGTCGTCCTTCTCGCGATCTCGCTCAACGAGTGGACCGGCGTCCGCATCTTCTACGTGACAGGCTCCTCGAGTCCCGGTGTCACCGGCTTCTTCCCCGTCCTGGTCGACACGCTGCAGCACCTGACGCTGCCCACGATCGCGCTCGTGATCGTCGGCTACGCCCAGTACCACTTCCTGCAGCGTTCGCTCCTGCTCGACAACATCAACGCCGACTACGTGCGCACGGCGCGCGCGAAGGGCTTGACCAAGTCTCAGGCGATCCGCAAGCACGCCCTGCGGACGTCGCTCATCCCTGTCGCGACGCAGGTCGCCTTCACGATCCCGACGATCTTCACCGGCGCGATCCTGACCGAGCGCATCTTCGCCTGGCAGGGCATGGGGCGGTACTTCCTCGACACCATCAACAACAACGACATCAACGGCGTCGTCGCCGTCGCCGCGTTCGGCGCCGTGCTGACGGCGATCGGCGCGGTGCTCGCCGACATCGTCGTCGTCGTTCTCGACCCGCGAGTGAGGGTGAGCTGA
- a CDS encoding ABC transporter permease, with amino-acid sequence MTTDMIDPLVEPPAVPPTADRASGKSLSKWTLYTRRFMRNKPAVGGVVVLFVLILFSTLGPLLSPYAVDSMDFLALSQPPSAAHWFGTNGAGNDTYTQTAIGLQRSLMIAITVSVGTTILSALVGTAAAYFGGWFERIALLVIHFMMVVPTFLLLSIISNDSGGVWWVIAFVMIFVSWFFPARIIWTMTLSLREREYVQAARYMGVRGLRIVTRHLIPNIGSLLVINFTLGIVAAVTTETGLSFIGFGVKIPDVSLGSLIGEGSSSIVSSPWLFYFPALILTLLTVSMALIADGLRDALDPTSAAGGRA; translated from the coding sequence ATGACCACCGATATGATCGATCCCCTGGTCGAGCCGCCGGCCGTGCCGCCGACCGCCGACCGCGCCTCGGGAAAGTCGCTGTCCAAGTGGACGCTCTACACCCGCCGGTTCATGCGCAACAAGCCGGCAGTGGGCGGCGTCGTCGTTCTCTTCGTGCTGATCCTCTTCTCGACGCTCGGACCGCTCCTGTCGCCGTACGCCGTCGACAGCATGGACTTCCTCGCCCTGAGCCAGCCGCCGTCCGCTGCGCACTGGTTCGGCACCAACGGGGCTGGCAACGACACCTACACGCAGACCGCCATCGGCCTGCAACGCTCCCTCATGATCGCGATCACCGTCTCGGTGGGCACGACGATCCTCTCGGCGCTCGTCGGGACCGCGGCCGCGTACTTCGGCGGCTGGTTCGAGCGCATCGCTCTCCTGGTGATCCACTTCATGATGGTGGTGCCGACCTTCCTCCTGCTGTCGATCATCTCGAACGACTCCGGCGGCGTGTGGTGGGTCATCGCGTTCGTGATGATTTTCGTCAGCTGGTTCTTCCCCGCGAGGATCATCTGGACCATGACCCTGTCGCTGCGTGAGCGCGAGTACGTCCAGGCCGCTCGGTACATGGGTGTCCGGGGACTGCGCATCGTGACGCGTCACCTCATTCCGAACATCGGCTCGCTGCTGGTGATCAACTTCACCCTCGGCATCGTCGCGGCGGTCACGACCGAGACCGGGTTGTCGTTCATCGGCTTCGGCGTGAAGATCCCCGATGTGTCGCTCGGCTCGTTGATCGGCGAGGGCAGCTCGTCCATCGTCAGCTCGCCGTGGCTGTTCTATTTCCCCGCACTGATCCTCACGCTGCTGACCGTGTCGATGGCGCTCATCGCCGATGGACTGCGCGATGCCCTCGATCCCACTTCGGCTGCAGGAGGCCGCGCATGA
- a CDS encoding DUF1990 family protein, which yields MRRGTFRDDTVDYAAVGATHAPDLMQYPPERSIPAEESWRIGSGVERFQTAGEALLSWTAQRAAGLSVEDVRPAPGPAYAGVSFDAEGNPIAPSKRDVEPRYDAEGMPFVGAGMTLHLRGRVAGMRADSELRVISVTEETRRVGFVLGTVGGSVVSGEESFDVDWREDNDEVWFTVRAFDAPNGLLYRTIPALVKRRRRELFARYLRAISPLYATPL from the coding sequence ATGCGGCGCGGGACTTTCCGAGACGACACGGTGGACTATGCGGCCGTGGGTGCGACCCATGCGCCCGACCTGATGCAGTACCCACCGGAGCGCAGCATCCCGGCGGAGGAATCCTGGCGCATCGGCAGTGGGGTCGAACGGTTCCAGACGGCTGGCGAAGCGCTTCTGTCGTGGACGGCGCAGCGTGCGGCCGGCCTCTCGGTCGAGGACGTGCGACCCGCGCCGGGACCTGCCTACGCCGGAGTGAGCTTCGACGCGGAAGGCAACCCGATCGCTCCGAGCAAGCGAGACGTCGAGCCGCGGTACGACGCCGAGGGGATGCCGTTCGTCGGGGCGGGGATGACCCTGCACCTTCGCGGACGCGTCGCCGGCATGCGCGCCGATTCCGAGCTGCGCGTGATCTCCGTCACCGAGGAGACCCGACGTGTCGGGTTCGTCCTGGGCACGGTCGGCGGATCGGTCGTCAGCGGCGAGGAGTCGTTCGACGTGGACTGGCGTGAGGACAACGACGAGGTGTGGTTCACCGTCCGGGCCTTCGATGCGCCCAACGGTCTTCTCTACCGCACGATTCCCGCGCTCGTGAAGCGTCGTCGTCGTGAGCTCTTCGCACGCTACCTCCGGGCGATCTCTCCGCTCTACGCGACCCCGCTCTGA
- a CDS encoding carboxylesterase family protein → MTTSPQATLSNGLVRGTEEAGVVRYLGIPYAQAPFGANRFRAPQPVPAWEGVREATQFGPTPPQVPYAGAIGELLGSVRIDGDDILTANVWAPADASGAPVLLWIHGGALERGTAALPLYDGTVFAAAGLVFVSINYRLGSEGFSVLDGAPRNLGLRDAAAALEWVHREVQAFGGDPAQITAMGESAGGAIVAGLLARDTSRELISRAIIESGPLRAQTARKAGRVTAQIAKRLGVRADREAFAALTPDQLLDARTAQSAGSSPLGGAPGFQFAIDAESLPRSPHEVLGEIDTPLLIGSNTDEYRLWFPPEALAAIGGMKLQAARLLSRIPRRAVTAYRSAFPDASTGEIFGQLVTDMMLRAPLSRVAAAHPDTTYVYEFAWPSPVRDLRAAHALELGFVFDRLDDAEAERLAGPDAPRRLAAEMNAAWVGFATAGDPGWPAYGPDRRTRVFDADSATVTQRRTAGMDLLPG, encoded by the coding sequence ATGACCACCTCGCCCCAGGCCACCCTGTCGAACGGCCTCGTCCGCGGCACCGAGGAGGCCGGGGTGGTCCGCTACCTCGGCATTCCCTATGCCCAGGCGCCGTTCGGGGCGAACCGCTTCCGCGCACCGCAACCCGTCCCGGCCTGGGAGGGCGTGCGAGAGGCGACGCAGTTCGGGCCGACACCACCCCAGGTCCCCTACGCCGGAGCGATCGGCGAGCTGCTGGGATCTGTGCGCATCGACGGCGACGACATCCTCACCGCGAACGTGTGGGCTCCCGCTGATGCCTCTGGCGCGCCCGTCCTGCTCTGGATCCACGGCGGCGCGCTCGAGCGAGGGACCGCCGCGCTACCGCTGTACGACGGCACCGTGTTCGCCGCGGCAGGCCTCGTCTTCGTCTCGATCAACTACCGACTCGGTTCGGAGGGCTTCTCGGTGCTGGACGGCGCCCCGCGGAATCTCGGCCTGCGCGATGCCGCCGCCGCTTTGGAGTGGGTGCACCGAGAGGTCCAGGCGTTCGGCGGCGACCCGGCGCAGATCACCGCCATGGGCGAGTCGGCCGGTGGCGCGATCGTGGCCGGTCTCCTCGCGCGGGACACCTCCCGTGAACTGATCAGCCGCGCGATCATCGAGTCCGGCCCACTTCGCGCCCAGACCGCGCGGAAGGCAGGAAGAGTGACCGCGCAGATCGCGAAGCGACTCGGTGTGCGGGCCGACCGTGAGGCCTTCGCCGCGCTGACACCCGACCAGCTGCTGGACGCACGCACGGCGCAATCGGCGGGATCGTCACCCCTCGGCGGGGCACCGGGGTTCCAGTTCGCGATCGACGCCGAGAGCCTTCCCCGCTCGCCGCATGAGGTGCTCGGGGAGATCGACACCCCGCTCCTCATCGGCAGCAACACCGACGAGTATCGGCTCTGGTTCCCGCCGGAGGCGCTGGCCGCCATCGGCGGGATGAAGCTGCAGGCCGCACGGCTGCTGTCACGCATCCCCCGGCGCGCGGTGACCGCGTACCGATCCGCATTCCCCGACGCGAGCACCGGGGAGATCTTCGGGCAGCTCGTCACGGACATGATGCTGCGTGCGCCCCTCAGCCGTGTGGCGGCGGCCCACCCGGACACGACCTACGTCTACGAGTTCGCCTGGCCGAGTCCGGTGCGTGACCTGCGGGCGGCCCACGCACTCGAGCTCGGGTTCGTGTTCGATCGGCTCGATGATGCCGAGGCCGAGCGACTGGCGGGTCCCGATGCTCCGCGCCGGCTCGCCGCCGAGATGAACGCCGCCTGGGTCGGGTTCGCGACCGCCGGAGACCCCGGGTGGCCCGCCTATGGGCCGGACCGCCGGACGCGTGTCTTCGATGCGGACAGCGCGACGGTGACGCAGCGGCGGACAGCGGGCATGGATCTGCTTCCCGGATGA